The following are encoded in a window of Natronomonas gomsonensis genomic DNA:
- a CDS encoding helix-turn-helix transcriptional regulator: MNQRPADTVVGVLLGFVLLAGGLLSWRAYQQRRAIEQSMGPMMDSSMGAIHGPDPLWYVVGTLLVAGSIGGIYYVVRGNLIDSTTDSADHIDPDQVSEATPTSIDDDASPATPINPESDPQARVLDLLPDDERRVLEPVLNSPGITQIELRDRSEFSKSKVSQTVSSLEERGLLYRERQGRTYRVYPSDDLQN; this comes from the coding sequence ATGAACCAACGTCCAGCGGATACCGTCGTTGGTGTGCTCCTTGGGTTCGTCCTCTTGGCTGGCGGACTACTCAGTTGGCGGGCCTATCAACAGCGTCGCGCTATCGAGCAGTCGATGGGGCCGATGATGGACTCGTCTATGGGGGCGATTCACGGTCCAGATCCTCTCTGGTACGTGGTTGGAACCCTTCTGGTCGCAGGCAGTATCGGTGGCATCTATTACGTGGTTCGAGGGAATCTCATCGATTCGACAACCGACTCAGCGGATCACATCGACCCCGATCAGGTATCGGAGGCAACGCCTACATCGATCGACGATGACGCCTCGCCGGCGACGCCTATCAATCCTGAATCGGATCCGCAAGCGCGCGTTCTCGATCTCTTACCGGATGATGAACGACGCGTCCTTGAACCCGTCCTGAACTCGCCTGGAATCACGCAGATCGAACTTCGGGATCGATCTGAGTTCTCAAAGAGTAAAGTGAGCCAGACCGTGAGTTCACTCGAGGAGCGCGGGCTGCTGTATCGGGAACGACAGGGTCGAACCTACCGCGTGTATCCGAGTGATGACCTGCAGAACTAA
- a CDS encoding DUF7546 family protein yields MSQATLETDRISRVLKSSTWLNLLLAAQLIAGLVYAYFTGDMGSRWTHFVLPFIWFTASVWVIWHTRPVTKRRVYRIGAALVVALYLIVMFYFSGLLGPSTSHFGQLTGPSGFGITWGRSLGWSPVFVYTGDLITVSLIPYQAVGLFALAYLVYDALLDFSQSAVGGIVGIVACPACVSPLFAVLLAGGLSGSSTMLLLGAYGYEIATVLFLMTIGILYHRQALTRQYHQFRGN; encoded by the coding sequence ATGTCACAAGCAACACTCGAAACTGATCGCATTAGCCGGGTTCTCAAGTCAAGCACGTGGCTCAATCTCCTCCTCGCCGCACAGTTGATCGCCGGGTTGGTGTACGCATATTTCACAGGAGATATGGGGAGCCGGTGGACCCATTTCGTCCTTCCATTTATTTGGTTCACCGCCTCAGTCTGGGTGATCTGGCACACTCGACCTGTAACGAAACGTCGAGTGTATCGTATTGGTGCCGCACTTGTCGTTGCTCTATATCTCATCGTGATGTTTTATTTTTCAGGATTACTTGGACCGAGCACCTCTCATTTCGGGCAGCTCACTGGACCAAGCGGCTTCGGAATAACGTGGGGTCGATCTTTGGGATGGAGTCCGGTCTTCGTCTATACAGGTGACCTGATCACGGTCTCGCTCATTCCTTACCAAGCGGTTGGCCTGTTCGCGCTGGCGTATCTCGTCTATGATGCATTGCTTGATTTCTCGCAGTCGGCAGTCGGAGGAATAGTCGGGATTGTGGCGTGCCCTGCCTGCGTTAGCCCGTTGTTTGCCGTACTACTTGCAGGCGGACTGAGTGGTTCTTCAACGATGTTATTGCTTGGTGCGTATGGCTACGAAATTGCGACCGTTCTGTTCCTCATGACAATTGGAATCCTCTACCATCGTCAGGCACTCACGAGGCAGTATCACCAGTTCCGAGGGAACTGA
- a CDS encoding permease, whose product MQATIIDGVLESLRIGVGFLWTAAWAIIMGLTITSLVQVYVSKERMAQVLGEGDLTGLTKATVFGAASSGCSFGAVAIGKGLFKKGAHAVNFLAFMFASTNLIVELGLMILILLGWEFLVAELLGGLILIAVMAAIVHLTLPENLFNEVREKLNERDRQAGVTEDPTCGMEGKDEYTLTTDGGETLKFCSEGCMETYRQETSSSGGWRDELLSWGGWYKVGNQYRKEWSMIWKDIVAGFLISGFVIVFVPQWVWNTLFIQGDGLLVTAENAVMGVIIAVLSFVGSMGNVPFAVALWGGGVSFAGIIAFVYADLITVPVLNVYRKYYGWKIMLYILGVFFVTMAFTGFLMELLFDALGIVPDLAGGETATEQTYFELNYTFYLNIIAFALSGFLLYVYRRGIGAPGQYRDPVCGMRTDDEGPSASNDGMTYYFCSKTCKRAFEEEPTEFADQSPQITNHDHDH is encoded by the coding sequence CTTGAATCCCTCCGTATCGGTGTCGGATTTCTCTGGACGGCGGCGTGGGCGATCATCATGGGCCTCACGATTACGAGTCTGGTCCAGGTCTACGTCTCGAAGGAGCGGATGGCACAGGTGCTGGGTGAGGGCGATCTAACTGGACTTACCAAGGCGACTGTGTTCGGAGCAGCAAGCAGTGGCTGTAGTTTCGGCGCCGTCGCCATCGGGAAGGGCCTGTTCAAGAAGGGGGCGCACGCGGTGAACTTCCTCGCGTTCATGTTCGCGTCGACGAACCTCATCGTCGAACTAGGGCTGATGATTCTCATCCTGCTTGGCTGGGAGTTCCTCGTCGCGGAACTGCTCGGCGGCCTGATTCTCATCGCCGTCATGGCCGCCATCGTCCACCTTACGCTTCCCGAAAACCTGTTTAACGAAGTCCGCGAGAAGCTCAACGAGCGCGACCGCCAGGCGGGCGTCACGGAAGATCCCACCTGCGGGATGGAGGGGAAAGACGAGTACACGCTCACGACCGACGGCGGTGAGACGCTCAAATTCTGCTCGGAGGGCTGTATGGAGACCTATCGCCAGGAGACGTCGAGTAGCGGCGGGTGGCGTGACGAGTTGCTGTCGTGGGGTGGCTGGTACAAGGTCGGGAATCAGTACCGCAAGGAGTGGTCGATGATCTGGAAAGACATCGTCGCCGGCTTCCTTATTTCTGGGTTCGTCATCGTCTTCGTCCCGCAGTGGGTGTGGAACACGCTGTTCATTCAGGGCGACGGCCTGCTCGTGACTGCCGAGAACGCCGTCATGGGCGTCATCATCGCCGTCCTCAGTTTCGTCGGCAGTATGGGCAACGTCCCGTTCGCCGTCGCGCTGTGGGGCGGTGGCGTCAGCTTCGCCGGGATCATCGCGTTCGTCTACGCCGACCTCATCACCGTGCCCGTGCTGAACGTCTACCGGAAGTACTACGGCTGGAAGATCATGCTGTACATCCTTGGCGTCTTCTTCGTGACGATGGCGTTCACTGGCTTCCTCATGGAGTTGCTGTTCGACGCCCTCGGCATCGTACCAGATCTGGCCGGTGGCGAGACGGCGACCGAACAGACGTACTTCGAGCTCAACTACACGTTCTACCTCAATATTATCGCCTTCGCGCTCTCCGGGTTCCTCCTGTATGTCTACCGACGTGGAATCGGCGCACCAGGTCAGTATCGTGATCCGGTGTGTGGCATGCGGACCGACGATGAGGGGCCGAGTGCGTCCAATGATGGGATGACGTACTATTTTTGCTCGAAGACCTGTAAGCGGGCATTCGAGGAAGAGCCCACGGAATTTGCTGATCAAAGCCCGCAGATAACAAACCACGATCACGATCACTGA